Proteins encoded within one genomic window of Citrobacter amalonaticus Y19:
- the ppx gene encoding exopolyphosphatase gives MPIHDKTPRPQEFAAVDLGSNSFHMVIARVVDGAMQIIGRLKQRVHLADGLGEDNMLSEEAMERGLSCLSLFAERLQGFAPSSVCIVGTHTLRQAQNATDFLKRAEKVIPYPIEIISGNEEARLIFMGVEHTQPEKGRKLVIDIGGGSTELVIGENFEPKLVESRRMGCVSFAQIYFPGGVISQENFQRARMAAAQKLETLTWQFRIQGWNVALGASGTIKAAHEVLLAMGEKDGFITPERLDRLVGELLQHRSFESLSLPGLSEERKAVFVPGLAILCGVFDALAINELRLSDGALREGVLYEMEGRFRHQDVRSRTASSLANQYNIDSEQARRVLETTMQMYEQWQAQQPKLAHPQLEALLKWAAMLHEVGLNINHSGLHRHSAYILQNSDLPGFNQEQQTMMATLVRYHRKAVKLDDLPRFTLFKKKQFLPLIQLLRLGVLLNNQRQATTTPPTLTLITDDNHWTLRFPHDWFSQNALVLLDLEKEQQYWEGVTGWRLKIEEEHSPEIAA, from the coding sequence ATGCCAATACATGATAAGACCCCACGACCGCAGGAGTTTGCGGCGGTCGACCTTGGTTCAAACAGTTTTCACATGGTGATTGCCCGTGTGGTGGATGGCGCCATGCAGATTATTGGCCGCCTGAAGCAGCGCGTGCATCTCGCGGATGGTCTCGGCGAAGACAATATGCTGAGCGAAGAGGCGATGGAGCGTGGCTTAAGCTGCCTGTCGCTGTTCGCTGAACGCCTTCAGGGGTTCGCCCCCTCCAGCGTCTGTATTGTCGGCACGCATACGCTTCGTCAGGCGCAAAACGCCACCGATTTTCTCAAACGCGCGGAAAAGGTGATCCCTTATCCGATCGAAATCATTTCCGGTAATGAAGAAGCGCGCCTGATCTTTATGGGTGTGGAGCATACGCAACCGGAGAAAGGCCGCAAGCTGGTCATCGACATTGGCGGTGGCTCGACGGAACTGGTCATTGGCGAAAACTTCGAACCAAAGCTGGTTGAAAGCCGTCGTATGGGCTGTGTCAGTTTTGCTCAGATCTATTTCCCCGGTGGAGTCATTAGCCAGGAGAACTTCCAGCGCGCCAGAATGGCGGCGGCGCAGAAGCTTGAAACCTTGACCTGGCAATTCCGCATTCAGGGCTGGAACGTCGCATTGGGGGCCTCCGGCACCATCAAAGCCGCGCATGAAGTGCTCCTGGCAATGGGCGAGAAAGACGGCTTCATCACGCCTGAGCGTCTGGACAGGCTGGTTGGCGAGCTGCTGCAACACCGTAGTTTCGAGTCGCTAAGCCTGCCGGGGTTATCTGAAGAGCGAAAAGCGGTCTTTGTTCCGGGTCTGGCAATTTTGTGCGGTGTTTTTGATGCGCTGGCGATCAACGAGTTACGTCTTTCCGATGGCGCGCTACGCGAAGGCGTGTTGTACGAAATGGAAGGTCGCTTCCGCCATCAGGATGTTCGCAGCCGCACCGCCAGCAGCCTGGCGAATCAGTACAACATCGACAGCGAGCAGGCTCGACGCGTGCTGGAAACCACCATGCAGATGTATGAACAATGGCAGGCACAGCAGCCGAAGCTGGCGCATCCTCAGCTTGAGGCGCTGCTGAAATGGGCGGCAATGCTGCATGAGGTTGGGCTGAACATCAATCACAGTGGCCTGCACCGCCACTCGGCGTATATTCTGCAAAACAGCGATCTGCCTGGTTTTAATCAGGAGCAGCAAACCATGATGGCCACGCTGGTTCGCTACCATCGTAAAGCGGTTAAGCTGGACGATCTCCCCCGTTTTACGCTGTTTAAGAAGAAGCAGTTCCTGCCGCTCATTCAACTGCTACGTCTTGGCGTGCTGCTGAACAACCAGCGTCAGGCTACTACCACGCCACCCACGCTGACGCTCATCACCGACGACAACCACTGGACCCTGCGTTTCCCTCATGACTGGTTCAGCCAGAACGCGCTGGTTTTGCTCGATCTGGAAAAAGAACAGCAGTACTGGGAAGGCGTGACCGGCTGGCGTTTGAAAATCGAAGAAGAACATTCACCGGAAATCGCTGCGTGA